The sequence CAAAGATATAAATGTTAACAAAAAAGAACTGCACCACATCCTCCATGTGTAGTCCATACAGTAGTAGTCCATGCAGAGGACTATTCTCCTGTTACAACCCAATTTTACTATCATCTAATAAACTTCTTATTAGCAAATTCCAGTTAACCTTCAATCATTTCCCAATGCCCACATGCACAGTTCAAAAGTTATCATCATAGTGctcataaaaaagaaatttgtgtCATTTAAAGCAGAAGTTCCACAGATGTGGCATCTGAAATTGCAAGTCATGCAACATTGATCATGAGAGAACAAAACAGAGtggcagcatttaaaaaaaaaacctagcaTTAAGCTACTGAAACTTTTGGGTGGTTAAAAAAGGACTTTGATTTCCAGTGTTATCATTGGGACACTTTTAGCATGATTACTTTAACTTTGTACTTTAATTTTAAACTACAAAGTCACAGACAAGTTCAGACAAATAGAGAAAGGTTCCCTCCAATTTTGCAGAACACGAATATAATTATtaatgaagataaaaaaaaaattaccttaatACCCTGAGAATCTTTTCCAGGTGCTTAACATCTGTGCATTTTTCAATGAATTTGTAGTCCAGATGACTAATAGGTATTTGATATGTTTTAGTGGTTCCTTCACCCAAAAAATATGGTACTGACTCATCACCCATAACTaagtattaaaagaaaaaaaaaaatctgtaagcTTCTAGTTACATTTTGAAGTAATGCAAATTTAAGGAATAAAATTGCTCACACTCCACTCTCTCATGCAAGCAcatctgcaaaagaaaaaaatatcagattAGAAGGCCTCATCACATTAACTGTCCCTGACAAGAGGCTTACAGACAGAAGTATGAGACATGCTTTATAAGAGTATGCAACTCTACTGCAAGTCAGAACAACTCAGAAAGACCACTTAAAGAAAAATTGCCAATTTTTGCCTATCACATTCTCGTTTTATTTAACACATATCTGTTTTAAGCACAAAGGAGAAGATAGTGAAGGACACTCCCTTTGTCAGAGAGAAGACATTAGCCAGTGCAGTGTATCTAAAGGAAGGAAAATCTTTGGCTTCTCTGTAGacaaaataaattcaattttctttcctcactGACTACATTTTCTGTGTCTCCGATTGTATTACAGCACTAATCTCTATCTTTTCCGGTAAGTATGTAAATGAAGAAATGAGGGATTCAAATGAGACATTTCTGTCTCCCTCTACCTTTGATCTGCTCATCTGcatctttttctgttttaaccACATGCTCTACGAAGCTGAAATTCTATTTCCCCCCCCTTTTATATAGTGCACAAAGCAATcagttaatttttaagaaatactATAAGGGCAACTAGCTAGTATGTGAAAACAACTATCTGTAGTTATaagccaaataaaaataattgtgttCTAATGTCTTGCAAAATTACACACATTAATTTGTAGTTACACAAAAATGTTTACAATACAGCAGTACTTAAATAATAACTGGTCATAATTAGGTGTTGCACAGACATTCTGCCCCAAGACTTTACGGTCTCAGTACTCGGAAAGGAAGAAGACGCATGGAAAGAAGgataaatgcagaaaataattaaagaagaacagaagaattAAAAGCTCATCCCCACCGGCGGTTTCCCCCGTTTATTCCCGTGGCCGGGAGGGACCAGGACTCCGCGGCTGCTCgggggcagagcccagctccgAGAGAGCTTCCGCAGGCATCCCCCGGGCCGGAGCAGCGATCCACCCCCCGGCCGGCACCAGGCTGCCCTGCGGCACCGCCGCAGCGCGGCCGGCCCGTAGCGACTGTTGCTATGTACGGCACGGCGGCAGGGACACGGCGCTGCCCGCCCCAGGGACGCCCTGCCGAGGCTCCCGCAGAGCCCCGCCGGGCTCCAGCGGCGACAGCGGCCTCGCCTCTCGCTCCTCGGCACCCACCTGCCCGGCGCCGCGCCGTCCCGGGGCACGGACGCCGCCCCGCCCACAGcgccgccgagccccgcgcctCGCTCAGGCCGCGCAggcgccgccgcggccggggcggggatcgggctgaGGGGAGCGCCTGCCGAGGGCGGGCAGGAGCACCGCGCCCGGGGCGCGGCTCTGGAAGGCGGCGCCCTCGTGTTTCAGCGTCGCGTTTCACTCGGCGGAGAGCGAGCGGTCACCCTGCCGACCGCGGTGGCGCCAGGCGCCCGCAGCAGTGCTGCCGGTCAGCTCTGCACTGCCCCAGCGCTGCTCTCCAAAGCAGGTCCGCGCCCCTtccccagggcagcggggctcTTGGCCGCCTCTGCCCGCACGCAGCGGGGCCAGGCCGCCTCCGCCGGCCGGCCAGCTTCGGCAGCGCTGCTGTGCCCGCTCCTCCTCTCCTTTGAGCAGCCGAGTCAGTGCCGAGCCCTTCGCTCTGCTATGCAGGCGCTGGGTGCACGCTGGGTACCCAAAAAATCTTCGTAACACAGATCTAATTCTTTACTTGTgtcattttttcctcaaatttgAGTCAAACTAATCAGTGGtcaagtttagatattagagtgaCCACTGAAAGCacagacacgcctctgagaacacagagggttaaaagcaaaaattccCAGGAGAAACTTTCTCTTTAGTTCCAGCCAGTGTAAAGAACACGCTCTGTCTCCGCTGCCCAGCCACAGGCTGGGTAGGGGAGGGGAAGCCATGAAGCCCGAGAGAGGTATAGGTCAGGGTGTAAAAAGACTAAAACAAAGTCAGCccccacaaaataaaaaagtaaaacaaatctGAGATGTCTGTAttcccctccccctcccagaaaaagaaataatgaaaaagacaGAGACTGGGTTCTGTACCAGCAATACAccagcagaagaaagagaaagaggggTACCCAGCCATAAGAGTTAATAGTTCTGAGCAGAAATTTCAGCCGCCCTAAGAGTCTAAAACTTTTAACCCCTTCTTAAATAATACTCCTCCTTAATCTAAAAAAGAAGAGATAGTCTAAgactgaaatgttaaaaaaaaatgaagaatcctAAGTAAGAAGAGATAATAGAGTAGCTTTTAGCTAGACTTTTCTTGTATAACCATAGACTAAACCAATTTCTCCTACaacaaaaattgcatttttaaagaaaatacaataGTAAACCAAAAAATCTGCTTCAGCGACTACCAGCACAATAAAGTAAACAATAAAAAGTTAAAGAGTGTAGGATACCCTCTAtcttcaaaaagaagaaaatctctgtTCTGAAAACCCTCAGccccaagaaaaaaagaaaataaggggAACTGGAGTCCGAAAATaagaaactgaactgttgttctTTTAGTCCTTAACTAAACATCCTTTAAAAAGCCCTATGAGCAGTCTGTCCATACACAGTAGTGAGAGCACTGtaacataaaaaaaagagagtCACAATAACAAATTTTTCTTCGGGCAgttgccatgtgtgacatggaaacacaaaagAGTTACAATTGTGTTTCCTAAAAGTCTATAATACAAAAAAAACTCCTCCCTTAATGaactaaaaattaattatatgaaGAGTGGTAATGTAATCAATAATCCAGAGTtttgtctcactgtagtttattaaaaattaactgaggaaaaaaagagtgtTTTAGAGAGTTTTCATTCTGATTTCTCTGTGTCTTTTATTAGTAATAATAGTAGCTTAACAAagtttttccctttatttttaaacttagaCCCGCTCTACTCTGTCGCTAATCACATCTCACAGCATTTATTTAGAGAAAGTGCATTTTCATAAAAGCACTAACACAGTGACAGCTTCAAACCATAACACATTCAATACAAATCAAACAGCActtaaaaaatttctgtttccacATTGCTTCTTAATGTTTAACTtgtctccctctccctcttctttcaggataaattattttttcacacTTCCAGACATCCATACTTTTGACATGCCCACAACTGGGTGCCAGAATTGGGTGCTCTGATGTCctttaagattttcttttttgaaatcCAGATCTGTTTCAAACCTAGCCTTCTGTAGCttcctatttattttcagaagaattTATTCAAACCACAGTTATTTCATGCAGTTCACAGAAGTCCAAAGAACATTTAGCAAAGTTAAAACGCAAATAAAGTTTAGATGAGAGTAATGGAAACAAAGATAACTCAAAAAGAATACAAATATCACCGAacttaaaaaatactttgaccacaatttaaacaaatttaaaaagctTTAGAAATCTATTGATGGAAGACTATAGACAAAATTTAGTATTACAGTAAACTTTAATATCTCAATCTCTTAAAACACAAATAAGAGTGTGCAATTACACACAAACAGTTTTACAGAACAAAGTTATCAGAAAGATTACATCATGAAGTCACTATCTTCAGCAGACATCATCGAGCATCAAAAACTACCACTGGAATAATgcagttaaagaaaaaatattttatagttgAAAAAAAGATgggggagaggaaaagagacTGTCTAAATCTAGTCACAACTACATACATAAAGTATTTCAGAAATCATCTTTAATAAGATGCTGAATAGTATCAACAATCCACAGTACTTTACCCAGCAGACTATCGTAACTTAATAGATTGTGcatagaaaatggaaaaaaaaaaagagaaagtgcCAGAAAATAAATCCGGGTGCCAAATCACACTGCAGAGATTGTGCTATAGTAATTTGCTCTACTGCATTGATTTTGGACCCTGAAGAATTGCTATGTAATTTTTTGAGTTTTCTATTCTGTTTCCCTTACATTCTGTTTCCCCTTGTCTCCATCCACAGCTTTCCAACGGCACTCAAGTGTACTTGTAAAAGGATACATCTTTTGGTCCTTTTCTTGTACATTATTCTGTAGCCACATTCTCTGCATCTGATAGGATCTCTTgcctttatttcattttccgTATGACATTCTGATGTtatggaggaagaaaaatgaagtggGGGCAAAGAAGAACAGCACTGTTAATGCACAGATAACTTTGAGAAGTTATGACAGTCAAATTCTTATTTGTGGCAAACAAACATAGCAAGTGTAATGAATCTGTATCAAAAGCTCAATGATAAgatacagtgaaaaaaaaagagaaaataaaaagtaagcTTCACTTATATTTAAGATAAAAGCAAATCTTGCTAAAAATCACCCAAATATTACTGCATAGAACACATTCCACACTTGATACTAGATCATCTACTAATGAAAATTTTAGTTCATCCCTCCAAAGCCCAAAGTCTATTGTCTTAAAAGACATAATATTCTAGGGATACCTGAAAACCACCAATTTTTAAGTCATCAATTAATCTACAGGTAAGAGAGAATCTGACTACTGTACTTCAGGGAAAGCTGAGTGCCCTAACAGCACTGTCAATAAAACATATAGAGATCGAGGAGCTCCACACAGCAACACAAGCTCTAGAGAATTATCTCCACAACACTGCATATGTACTCCATATATGTGTTACCATCAATGCATAAAGCTTTAAACATCATCAGGATATACACTGCAAGTATTTGTATCTATGTACCCTTCAGTATAATGACTAAGCACTATTCATTATTAGAACACTAAATCTCCAGTaacaagtaataaaaaaaatcattaaatgtcttttttctaCCTCCACAAATATAAATCATTGGCTGCTGCTTTGGAGGCTGAACGTCCTTCTGTGAATCCATGttctaaaacaaaaaatacacaaCATGCACATTAgcttgggtttggggtttttgggtttggttttttttttttttttcccaaggcaTACACAATCATTTTAATATCTCAAGCTAAACATAACAGAACATGAAATCactttctttcctccttcctcccaaTGTTAGGAATTTCCCTGCTGGAAACATAAAATTCAATAATTTCTTATATGCCACTCATGTAACAATGGTGCTAACAAAGATGGTAAGCCTTGTCatctttcctccctctctgaCACACTAGCTAACTCATTGTTCTAAGGTATTAGAAATATTGGGAACAGACTGTAGGTAGAAAaatagcagaaattaaaaagcaaaacaaaagggaaaaaaccctgaaCAATGAGGGGTCATGGAGATAAAATTCAACCCTTCAAATCCTACCAAATCAAGAGTAATAACTCAATGCTATTCTCCAAATACTTCTTAATGTCCTATAATCGCTTTGATTGTTCAGACATATTTGAAGACAAGTATTTCTTCATGGCATCAGACTAAATAGTTGCATATACTCCACAAACACTCCTCCAAGTTTTAAGTAATCCTATCCTACATGTAAATGTACATGCAACCATGAATTTTGAGGTGGTTACTGTACATAGATAAACACTTTTTCCCCCACCCAATTCAAGTCTAGGTGAGAACATTAATTATTTCCTATTAGGTTTTCTGAGGCTGCTGTTTTCCGTATTGCTGTTCTGACATAGAGGAATTCCTAACCCTTGTGCCAGTAAATAGCCTTCTTGATGCTTCCTTTGCTTCCCATGAGAGAATGGCTCTCAGATGCTTTTGCTTAACATTACAGCAAAGATTATTTCCCTCATCTTCAGAATTTGTTTCATTATAAGTTCAGCTGGGAAGATTATGATACTGAAAACAGGACAGGGACATTTCATACTTTAGGAGTCTGATCAACACTTGACAAACCATCTTGTTAAAACTCCCACTATGTCACTCCATTTAAGAGAACTTGATAAAATCCATTGACTTCTACAGCTTTCAAGTATGCTACACCATATTCATAGTGGCATCTTAACTCACATGTGCTATAGTTTTTTGTGTCAGCATACTGCACTAAGATATGTGCAGTCACCAATTACCACTGGAAAACAACGGACTCTTCTAAAACACAGAGCTGAACTAAGGTGGATCACAGTTGTAGCTAAATACCTTGGGCTAGTGCTGCTTATGGAGCAAAATTATACTGCTGCAAAGGGCAGCAGTGAACTAAAGTTCTGTGTTTTGCAGGGAGGTGCCATAGCTTAGCTGGCCTTTACACACCCTACAGCCCTATGTGCCACCAAGCTGACAGAGCCAACAGGCCCAGTGATGCACCAACACGTGCTGGGGTGCAGCCAGGATCCACTGCAGAGACGTGGGGGTACCATGCGCCAAGAGCACCTCaccaaatcacagaatgggaaaggctggaagggaccgaagtcggtcatctggtccaacctccctgcttaAGCAGGATCACTCTACAGCACACGGCACAGGAGAGCACACAGATGGTTCTTGAGCATCTCCAGTGAGGGGAATTCCTCAGCCTCTCCGAACAATCTGTTCCAGTATGCAACcctgcacagtaaagaagttcttcctccgATTCAGGCGACACTTTCAATGCCTCAGTTTCTGCCTGCTGCCTATTGTCCTAGTGCTTGGCACCACCAAGAGGAGCGTGGCTTCATCTTCTTGGCACCTCTCGCTTCAGATATTTTTGCATATTAATGAGGTCCTCTCTCCGAGCATCTCTTATGCACCCGTGAAAGAAGCCAACCCGCTCATTCACGTCCCGCAGAGCCCACGAAGAAGGGCTTACAGCCCTTCGCACAGCCCACGGGCCCCAGGCTCCCCATCCCGCCCCGATTCCGACCTCCTCCACTGTCCGCGGGTCTGGCGCGCAGAAGCGAAGGCCACGAGCCTGGTTCCGGCCTGTCCCTGCCCACCGCGGGCACGCCAGCAGCGCCCAGCAGCGAAGGGGACACCCGAAGGCCGGAGCAGGCACCCACCGGGTCCGCAGCTCCGCGGGCTCGCCGCCTCCCCGGCGCCCGCTGATGACGAGcgcccgcgggggcgggccgTGCTCCGCCCCGCCGCCAGCGCCGGCCTCCGCGGCGGGGCGCGCCGCGCGGCTGAGAAAGGAGTCGGTATTCCGCTCCGGGTGCTAGCCACCCGCGGGAAAAAagacagggggaaaaaaaagggaagaaaaaaaaaacaaaccaaaagaagaagaaaggcaCACATTATTTTAAGACACAAGCTTCCATATGAATAGCAGTGTGAAGAAAGTAGGCAGCTGCATGGTTAGGTAACACTAGCCCCAAGGTCCCcggtattttcattattttatttagctgTACTCAACATACTCGGGATAAAGAATAGCCCGCACCAGGTCTGGTCTTACGGCTGCGGAGTTTTAATCCACCGAGGTGTTCTGCCTCAAGGTCCTCTCTgttttcagaagcattttacCTAAAATTCGTGGATAAAGCCGGCATCTTGATATTTTGATGACGTGGTCGGTATCATATTTACCCACATGAAGCCAAACTTATATACTACAAACATATATGTTGCGCATTTTATGTGTAAGGTTCTATTATGAGAGAACTTCATATGTCGGTATTCCCCGATGTGCTGAACTAAAATAGTGCAAGCAAGATTTGAAACTACACCGGTTGCTCTTTGTCAGTGGTTCCACCTCGCTTGCGGTAGGAATTTTGAATCTTCGACTGACAGTTTGTAGAATTAGGAATCTTTGCTGTATTTCTCCCCACCTCCCACAATGTTTAACGAATACTATGTTTTATGAATATGCCAATTTAAACTACTAGATCATTCAAAGATTCCCTAGTTTAAGGAAAGAtctctttctgtttctgaatACTGAATAAAAATTGTTTCCTAAGCATCCAAATTAATAAGGATGAGCTTTTATCAGTTGTAATTCATTGATGTTCTCCTACCAGCAAATCACCTTCATACAGGACATGTAACTTACCTAAAACGAACTCAGGTAATAATAAATAGTTGCAGTTTCCCTCATTTTGTGTTTAAATTAAACGTAATGAAATCACAGTAATGGCTTTAGACTTGCTTCTTCACACTGCTCTTAAAGAATAAAGCTCTGGAGTGCCAGAATAAAGCACAGGCAAGAAAAATGGTTTGTAAAAGGCAGAGGTACTGTTATAGGTTACTACTTGCATCCTCTCCTCTGCTACGGAGCTGTGGGTATAGGTGGGTACCAAGAGGTTTAAACAGAGGAGAGAAACAGCCTGGGCTCTTTATCGATAAAGGCACGGTAAGAAATTTCCAACTCCTAAAAAAAGcacccccccccacacacacccGGTTATTGTTTCTCTAGGCTTACTGGTATTTTAAAAACTCATTTGTCAAACGGACAAATTTAAAAGGACTTACTAAAAATATCTCCATGAAAGATTCGGTTAATCCCGTGAAAATAATGTTTCCAttattaataaagaaataatgtaaatatttttattattggtATCCCTTAAAcattcccttggaaaaatggGATGCTTTACCAGATCTTACAGCTTCACTTCAGCAGTTTCCGATAAAATCCGCCCCTTACGGGAGGAGCGCTTTGCTAAGTCCCACTCCCATGTGCTGGTAAATTCCAGCCCTAAAGATGCTCCGTTGGATTTAGAGTAGCAGAGAGCGTGGAGACTGTCTGAGAGATTCCCACTGTACTGTAAAGTGAAATAGTTATTGGGGAATTGGCAGGCAAATGAGAAGAAAGATTTGTGTGTCGAGATGGGGAAAGCACAGGGATACAGGTACTTTGGACAGGGGAAGGAAATGCAGCCGGAACCGAGCGCAGTGCGACTATTTCAGAACGTCTCACCTGGTTTCACTTGTTAGAAGTTGCGTTCTCAGGtcttggggggttttttttgtgttgttttttgggtttttttttcttggttggtttttgttgcggtggttttttgggatgggaacttttttttttttaacacactTTGTAGTGTGACACTTCTGTGTATTGCATAAAATGTCGCAATTACGACTTGCTAAATTTCTTGGATATTTTTGATCCAGCTCGCATAAATCCATGCAGATTTGAGTGACGGAGACAGAGCTTGCAGTGGCTGTGTCTCACTAGTAAGCTTCCAATTTTACTGAGAAggtattttagaaataaatacaaatatttgaaaaacaattttattcAGTTCCTGTGAAGCAGACGGTATTACAGAAAGCACTTTCAGAAATCTTCGACTACCTTGAAAGAAGTTTCTAATGTTTTCTCCTTCTAAAAAGGAAGGGGGAGATAGTCCAAGAGCCTTTCTCTTTTAAGCCATAACTGTTACCTTGTAGTCAAATAAACAGATATTCTTTCCCTCGAAGTCAGTTTCCGCCGGCTCTGGGTCGGGAACTTTTAAGCCCTTGTTTCCTCGGCCCCCTCTCAGGCTGCCTCACACCAGGAAGAGCGGAGTTGCCAAAGGGGAAGGCTGACAAATATCAGAACCCACGAACAAGAGTTACGTTACTTAAGCCGGGAGTTTGCATATTAAAATATAGGTGTAGCTTTAAGAGCCAGTTTTAGGTCTCGCATTCAGGTCTGCCATTCCCCATCCCGCCGGTGTGAAGAATCACGCTATCCTTACCGAGCCCAGGACAAACATCCATCCACGTAGTCTAGTTTTGGCGGTTTTCTCGTTTTAGTTTATTTTAGTATGCAGAAAAACTAAAAC comes from Lonchura striata isolate bLonStr1 chromosome 1, bLonStr1.mat, whole genome shotgun sequence and encodes:
- the POLR2K gene encoding DNA-directed RNA polymerases I, II, and III subunit RPABC4 codes for the protein MDSQKDVQPPKQQPMIYICGECHTENEIKARDPIRCRECGYRIMYKKRTKRLVVFDAR